One segment of Triticum aestivum cultivar Chinese Spring chromosome 2A, IWGSC CS RefSeq v2.1, whole genome shotgun sequence DNA contains the following:
- the LOC123187094 gene encoding L-type lectin-domain containing receptor kinase IX.1-like produces the protein MAAAVSFSCQTRAHFFMLLCYSSIWSPHLPRATSISFTSNFSHPDYDGRDLIFQGDAYYDSRSRTIQLTPSIGNSVGRAFLMAPVPLWDAVTGELAHFTTSFTFQIKVNNANAGDGLAFFLGHYPPADIPKFEREMGGGNLGLFSKSVGTVATGDERAVAVEFDTHLNDGFDPSGSHMGIDVNSIVSRAYTNATVPGRNLTSGLTMTCNITYGNDTKILTALLQIGDTTYRVDTTVDFRQFLPNLVAIGFSGATGVALEQHQIVSWSFDSTLDPPRESPGSRPPAPKTLLLVEIITGPVIGVIAIVCIFVGIRRWQLFTRKRRYRALARGLGPIGYRRLARATNEFAEENKLGQGDSASVYEGQLASPSRPVAIKIFKQTSSREGRKAFEDELKIASRLRHRNLVELIGWCCDGQRSLVEFICWWRDDRYTRLFLVYELVPQGSLDQHLHEGKSWLPWPKRYEIILDLGSALQYLHVDCEQHQQCIVHGDIKSSNVLLGSSNGAKLGDFGLTRFVHQETGSKTTDLLQGTWGYIDPVFLNTSQRNRQSDIYSFGIVLLEMVSGRDPTASLDGMPPLSSWVRSLYQDDAILEAANDRLIGGESSTGQQQMERVLLVGLLCVHQDPMSRPSITQAMDSLRPEELKLDITPLAPVTLPPP, from the exons ATGGCCGCTGCCGTGAGCTTTTCCTGCCAAACAAGAGCACACTTCTTCATGCTCCTTTGCTACTCCTCCATATGGTCTCCGCACCTGCCTCGTGCTACCTCCATTTCTTTCACCTCCAACTTCTCCCATCCCGACTACGACGGCCGGGACCTCATCTTCCAGGGCGACGCCTACTACGACTCCCGGTCTCGGACTATCCAGCTGACCCCGAGCATCGGGAACAGCGTAGGCCGGGCGTTCCTCATGGCGCCCGTGCCGCTGTGGGATGCCGTCACCGGCGAGCTCGCCCACTTCACCACCTCCTTCACCTTCCAAATCAAGGTGAACAATGCAAATGCCGGCGACGGCTTGGCATTTTTCCTCGGGCATTACCCTCCGGCCGACATTCCCAAGTTCGAGCGTGAGATGGGCGGCGGGAACCTCGGCCTCTTCAGCAAGAGCGTCGGCACGGTCGCGACCGGCGACGAACGAGCAGTGGCCGTTGAGTTTGACACACACTTGAATGATGGCTTCGACCCCAGCGGCAGCCACATGGGCATTGATGTCAACTCCATCGTCTCACGGGCCTACACCAACGCCACCGTGCCTGGCAGGAACCTAACGTCCGGCCTCACAATGACTTGCAACATCACCTACGGTAACGACACAAAAATCTTGACAGCTCTTCTTCAGATCGGCGACACGACGTACCGCGTCGACACGACTGTTGACTTCAGGCAGTTCTTGCCTAATCTAGTGGCCATCGGCTTCTCCGGTGCCACTGGCGTGGCGCTCGAACAACACCAAATAGTTTCCTGGTCATTTGACTCCACCTTGGACCCGCCACGGGAGAGCCCCGGGAGTCGCCCTCCTGCACCGAAGACCCTGTTGCTAGTAGAGATAATAACTGGACCAGTTATTGGAGTCATTGCAATTGTGTGCATCTTTGTTGGCATCCGTCGATGGCAGCTATTCACGAGAAAGAGGCGTTACAGAGCTCTTGCCAGGGGCCTTGGGCCTATTGGTTATCGTAGGTTGGCACGTGCAACCAACGAATTCGCAGAGGAAAACAAGCTTGGGCAAGGAGATTCTGCCTCTGTTTACGAGGGCCAACTGGCAAGTCCAAGTAGACCGGTGGCGATAAAGATATTCAAGCAAACATCATCACGCGAGGGGAGGAAGGCGTTCGAGGACGAGCTCAAGATTGCGAGTCGGCTCAGGCACCGGAACCTTGTCGAATTGATAGGCTGGTGCTGCGATGGCCAGAGGAGCCTGGTTGAGTTTATATGTTGGTGGCGGGATGACAGGTACACACGTCTCTTCCTTGTGTATGAGCTTGTGCCACAAGGTAGCCTCGATCAACACCTACACGAGGGCAAGAGTTGGTTACCATGGCCCAAGAG GTACGAGATCATCCTCGACCTAGGCTCTGCACTGCAATACCTCCATGTAGATTGCGAGCAACACCAACAGTGTATTGTACACGGTGATATCAAGTCCAGCAACGTGTTGCTTGGGTCTTCAAATGGTGCCAAGTTAGGTGACTTTGGATTGACAAGATTTGTTCACCAAGAAACTGGGTCAAAGACCACAGACCTTTTGCAGGGCACTTGGGGATATATAGACCCTGTGTTCCTCAACACGAGCCAGCGGAACAGGCAGTCAGACATCTACAGTTTTGGCATTGTCCTACTAGAGATGGTCTCTGGAAGGGACCCAACGGCGAGTCTCGATGGTATGCCTCCGTTATCGTCATGGGTAAGGAGTTTGTACCAAGACGATGCAATCCTCGAGGCTGCAAATGACAGGTTGATAGGCGGCGAGTCCAGTACTGGACAACAACAAATGGAGCGTGTGCTACTTGTCGGGCTCTTGTGTGTGCATCAGGACCCGATGAGCCGGCCGTCCATCACGCAGGCCATGGATTCCCTGCGACCAGAGGAGCTAAAACTGGACATCACTCCCCTGGCACCGGTGACACTCCCCCCACCATAA